The Chloroflexota bacterium genome segment GCGGCCGAGATGTACGAGCGGAATGTCTGGGCGGGTATCCGCACGCCGGCGACCTACGCCGGCCTGGCCGCCGCCTACCGACAGATCGGTCGCAACGACCTTGCCGACGCCGCGCTGGAGCAGGTCCGTCGCCAGGGCGGCGCGGTCACCCCGATGGCGCAGGCTGCGACGGTGTCCCCCGCCTACGCCGATACCGCCCCGCTGCCAGCAGCTCAGCCGCGTCAGCAGCGCCGCGACCATCGGACGTCGGCGGTCCGCCAGAGCGCCGAGCGCATTGGGAGCCTGCAGCCACGGCAGGTGACAGCACGGCCCACCGGTCAGGTGGCCAGCCAGCCCCGCGCAACGCGTGAGGAGCGCCGCTCGGCCCTCGGCCTTGACTCGCTGCCGCAAGTCGACCTGATGGCGCAGATTCGTGCCCTTACTGCACCGATCATGCGGAACGAGATCGGGCGTCGGACCGTCGTCGCCTCGTCCGTGCTGATCCCGATCGCGATCGGCGTCGCGATCTTTGCCGTCGTCGTCATGACCTCCACCCGCTCGCGAGCCGCCGAGCCACCGGCCACGGCTTCCGCGCCAGCACCGGCTGCGACTGCGCCCGCGCCGCCGGCCGCCGAGGCTCAGCCGACCCAGGCGCCGGCCGTTCTCGCCGCGCTGACGGAGCCGCCGGACGCTGCCCGCCTCGTCATCCAGAACACCGGCCCCGGCGGCCTGACGCTGCGCCGCTCGCCCGGGGTCGGAGAGCGCATCCGGATCCTGAACGACGGCACCGAGGTCGCCGACCTTGGCGACACCGCCGAGCACAGCGGTCGAAGCTGGAAGAAGGTTCGCGATCCGCAGGGCAGCGTGGGCTGGGCCGCCGCCGAGTTCCTGACGGCCCCCGGGGCCGCCACCGACGCCGCGCCCATGTCCAGCGCGGCCGGGGCGGCGCCGCGTCCGCAGGCTGGCCCTCCGTTCGCGTCCGGCGGCCTGGGCCTGAGCCGCGCCGAGTGGGAAGTGGCACACGGCCAGCCGACCCGCAGCAGCATCTTCCTGGAGTATGCTGGCGGCCGACTGGTCGTCGGGCTGCTGGAGGGCAACGTCTGGCACCTGGAGCGCGTCTGGCAGCGCAACGATGCCACGCCGCTCGACGCCGCCCGCAACGATGCTCGCGTCTACGTCCCGAGCGACGCCGTCCTGGTGCAGTCGCTGGACCGTGGCGACGGGCGCATCATCGACGTGTACAGCAGCGCCATCCTGACCGGACGCTTCGGACAGACCGCCTGGAACGGCGGCCGGCCCGGCACCTTCACGATCCAGTACCGCTTCCGGACGCCTGCTGACCGCATGGTCATCTCGGCGATGTTCCGCCTCGGCGATCTGCTCTCGTAGCCGCGCGGCAGTCGCCGCCCGTCCCCGTCCATGACACGACCGCCGCTCCGTGTGACCGTCTCCTTTCCCGAGGGGACGGTCACGCTGTTGCCACGGCGCGCGCCTGTCGGCCACAGCGATCCGATCCGTGGCACATCGCTGGCAGCCTATCCACTCGGCGAGAGTGGCGTGGACGCCGTCCGGGCGGCGCTGGCAGCCGCCGACGCCGGCGCGTCGACGCTGCACCCGGCCGTCGTCGAACCTGACCAGCAACCGGCCGCCGCCGTGCTCGGCCTGACCGAGCAGCAGGCAGTGGTGGTCGGCGTCGCGCTTGGCCTGCGAGCCATCCTGTTCTGGGACGGGCGACGCGGCAGCATCCTGGCGTGTGCGCCCGCCGACCAGACTTGAGCCGTCCTACCGTGGGCCGGTCGGCGTCTTCTCCACCGTCACGGTACGGCGCTCCGCCGCGCTGAGGTGCGCCGCGTCCATCACCGCCTGCACCCGCAGCCCCTGGTAGAAGTCCGCGAAATCCGGCGTCACCTCGCCGCGCACGCGCCTGACCAGCCGGTCAGCCAGCTCCACGAACGGAGCGATCCGCGGATCGCCCTGGATGTTGCGCACGAGCCGCCCCGGGATCTCGGCGGCCTCCCAGGAGCCAGTGCCCGTCGCCGTCAACAGCCGCGCATCGTCCTCGATGGCCAGCGCGCCCTGCGAGCCGTACGCTTCGAGCATCAGCTTGCCGGGCCGGGCCAGACCGGTCAGGTCCACCGAACAGCGCGCGCCGCTGGCAAACCGCAGGTGCAGCGCGACGTCGTCGTCAGCGGTCACGTCGCCCCAACCCTTGCCGTCCTTCGTCGGCCGGCGCGACACGAACGTGTTGACCTGTGCGCTGACCGCTTCAATTTCGCCGAACCACCAGAGCAGCGAGTCGATGAGGTGCGAGCCGAGCGCGCCGAACACCCCGCCACCCTTCGAGCGCTCGGACCACCAGTCCCAGGCACGGCTGTTCGACTCAGCCAGCATCCCGAGCAGCCAGGCCCAACGGATGACGCGCGGCTCGCCAAGGTGGCCAGCGTCGATCAGCTCTTTCATTCGCGAGCGGGCCGGCCGATACCTGAACTCGTGATCCACGGCGTGGACGCGCCCCGAGGCCGCCGCCGCCTCGACCATCTCCAGCCCCTCGGCGACGCTCAGCGCGAACGGCTTCTCGCAGAAGATGTGGCGTCCCCGCGCGATGGTCTCCAGCGCCATCTCGCGGTGCAGGTAGGGCGGCGTCACGATACTGACGATGTCGCACTCAACCTCGTCGAGCATCTTGCGCCAGTCGCCGTACGCCGCCGGGATGCCGAACTTCTCGGCGGTCAGGGCTGCGCGGTCGGGGTTGGCGCTGGCAACGGCGACCACCTCGACATCCGGCATCAGCTGAAACCCGGGGATCTGCACTGCCGACGCGAAACTGGTGCCGATGACGGCGACCTTCAGTGGCTGATCGGGCATCGAACGGCTCCAAGAGACTGAGATCGCGGCGGGCCATTCGGGCCTGCCGCGTGGACACCCGCCCAGGATCGCACGTCAGCATGCTGACGTGCAGAACGAACGGTCCGTGACAGGCGTCGGTGCCGGTGTGACCTACAATCTGCTCAACGGTTCTGTCACGATCTCCCCGTCAGGCACGGCCCATCATGCGCTCGCCGTGCCCTGCCCGTCGCCGCTGGAGGCCGCCTCGTGCGCCACTACTTCCTCGCCGTGTTCGCCGTAATGGTCGTCTTCCTCGCGCTCTTTCTGGGCGGCGAGGTGCTCGGCATCCCGATCCTCGAAGATCCGCTGCCCTGGCTCCAGCAGGCCGGCTGGTGGGCTGGCGTGGTCGGCATCTCGCTGTTGGCCGCCGACGTGGTGCTGCCGGTGCCCTCCAATATCGTGATGATCGCCCACGGGGCGCTGTTCGGCGTGCTCGTGGGCACGGCGCTCTCGCTGCTCGGGAGCATGCTGGCCGCCGTCGCGGCGTTCTTCATCGGGCGGCGGGGCGGACGCCTGTTGGCGCTGGCCGTCCCGGCCGACGAGCGTGCGCACGCCGACGCCGTGCTCGCGCGCTGGGGGCTGCTGGCGATTGTCGTCAGCCGGCCGCTGCCACTGCTGGCCGAGACGATCCTGGTGCTCGCGGGCGCCTCGGCGATGCCGTGGCGCACGGCGATGCTCGCCACGTTTCTCGGCTCGATCCCGCCCTCACTGTTCTACGCCTGGGCGGGAGCGGCCTCCATCGGCTTCGATGGCGGCGCGCTGGTGTCTGGTGGGGTCATCCTGCTGGCGGCGCTGACCGGGCTGACGCTCAAGCAGTTGGAGCGGTCGCGCATCAAGCCGGTCGAGGAGGCCGGACCGGCCACCACCTGAGCGTCGGCAGGCTCGGCGCGACCGCGACCCGAGCGGCGCGCGCGTTCCGCTGACGGGAGGATCAGCGCGCCGTGGCGCGCGCCAGCTAGCGGCCGGGCGCCAGGTGGACCGCGCTTCGGTCCAGGTCCGCGAGCGTTGGCCGGCCGATCAGGGCCAATGTCCGGTCGATCTCGGCCTGGAGGATGGCGATGGCGCGCTCTGCCCCCGGCTGCCCGGCCGCCGAAACGGCGTAGTTGAACGCCTTCCCCATCATGCAGGCCGTCGCGCCGAGCGCCAGAGCCTTGACCACGTCGGTCCCGCGGCGGATGCCGCCGTCCAGGATCACCTCAGCCCGGCCCTGCACGGCGTCCACGATCTCCGGCAACACCGAGATCGGCGACGGGACCGAGTCAAGCTGCCGTCCGCCGTGGTTGGACACGATCACAGCATCCAGTCCATGCTCGACGGCCAGTCGGGCATCCTCCGCGTCGAGCACGCCCTTGATCGCGAGCGGGCCAGACCACACCGAGCGGAACCATGCGAGGTCGCTCCAGGTGATCGACGGGCTGAACTGGCGGGTGGTGTAGCCGGCCAGCGAGACGGCGTCCTGCTCGACGCCGGCCGTCCCCACGAAGTTGCCGAACGTCGGGCGCGGATGGGTGAGCAGCCCCTTGAGCCAGGACAGGCGCGGCAGCGTGTCCAGCACGTTGCCCGGCGTGATGCGCGGCGGCAGCGTCAGCCCGTTGCGAACATCCTTCTCGCGATGGCCGAGCACGGGCGTGTCCACCGTGATCACCAGGGCGGAGTAGCCGGCCGCCTGCGCCCGCTCGATCAGCCCCTGCACGATGGCGCGATCCCGCCAGACATACAACTGGAACCAGCGCGGCCCCGACGAGGCCGCCGCCACTTCCTCCAGCGAGTTGATCGACATCGTGCTGAGCGTGAAGATGACGCCGGCCTTCGCAGCCGCGCGGGCCGCCGCGATCTCGGCGTTCGGCCAGAAGACGCCGGTAAACCCGGTCGGCGCGAGGATCAGCGGCGACGAGATGCGCTGGCCGAGAACGGTCGTCGCCTGGTCCCGCGCGCTCACGTCGATCAGGACGCGCGGGCGAAACGTGTACCGCGCAAAGTCGGCCTGATTCGCACGAAGGGTGCGCTCGTCGTCGGAGCCGCCGTCGATGTAGTCGAAAAGGGCGCGAGGGAGTCGCCGCCGCGCCGCCGCTCGAAAGTCGTCAATATTCACAAACATCGGCAACTACTCCTGACGGCGGCGTTGCGCGGCACGGTGACGCCGCGCGGCAGAGCGCCCCTGGATCACAAAGCGTAGCATCTCGGCCCGCCGCTGGCGCTCGTGGCCGCTCGCCCAACCGCGCCGCGGGCGCGCGCGCCGCGCCTCGCTACAATCCTGGATACATCCACGTTCCGACGGCGAGGTCACGCTATGAGCCTGCCAGCCCAGGTCACGATGCGCGAAGTCGGCACCCGTGACGGTATCCAGAGTCTTGGGGCGTTCGTCCCCACCGAGCACAAGATCGAGATGGCGAACCTGCTCGCCAGAACCGGACTGAGCCGCATCGAGGTCACCTCGTTCGTCAGCCCGAAGGCCGTTCCCCAGATGGCCGACGCCGAGCAGGTGATGGCCGGCCTGGACCGTCCGCCGGGCCTCTCCTGGGAAGTCCTGGTGCCGAACGTGCGCGGCACGGAGCGCGCCCTCCAGACCCGGCCGGACCGGCTGCTGGTGGTGCTCGCGGCCAGCGATGCGTTCAACCTCAAGAACATCCGCATGACCATCGACGACTCGCTGGCCAGCATCCACGAGATCATCCCGCTGGCGCGCGCGGCCGGCGTCCCGGTCATGGCGGCCATCTCGACGGCGTTCGGCTGCCCCTACTCAGGTGACGTGCCCGAGGAGCGCCTGCACGGGGTCGTCGAGCGGCTGCTGGCGGCCGGCGCCGAGGAGATCAGCATCGCCGACACGACCGGCATGGCGAACCCGCTGCAGGTTGAGCGGACGGTCGGGAACGTCCTGCAGCGCTGGCCCGATGCCCTGTTCGGCCTGCACTTTCACAATACCCGGGGGATGGGGCTGGCGAACGTCGTCGCGGGTCTGCGTGCGGGCGTCAGCATCTACGACGCCTCCATCGGCGGCATCGGCGGCTGCCCGTTCGCCCCGAAGGCGACGGGCAACGTCAGCACCGAGGATGTCGTCCACATGCTCCACGAGATGGGCATTCAGACTGGCATCGATCTTGATGGGCTGTTGCGATGCGCCAATCGCATGAGCGAGATCCTCGGAACCGAGCTGCCCGGGCAGGTGATGAAGGCAGGCCCACGCAGCACGCGCTACGCGGCTTGATCGCCATCCGGACGACGCTCCATCCGCCGCGCCGCTCCGTGGCGCTGGCGGCCAGACAGAACACCACGCAGACGGTCGTGCCACCGGAGTCACCTTCCGTCGTTCTGAACATGACGGGCGCAGCCTCCGCGCGGATGCATCTCCGCGCCTTGACGCGCCCTGCCGACAGGGGGTAAACCACGCCGGCCATGCGAATCCTTATCAGCCTCGTGCTCGCGGCGTTCATTCTGACGCTGCCACTGACCGTCACTGCCGCGCCGTCACAGCAGGCGACCGTCGACATCAAGACGATCGCCCTCACCAAGGCCGATCTCCAACGTGGCTTCGAGATGGTGCCCGACCGAACCGTCTCCGAAGAGCGGCCGGATGGGGTCGCTGTCTACGACGTCACCTTCTCCCGCGAGCGCACCCCGGAGAACCTGTCGAGCGGCCCGTTCGAGATTCGGAGCGGCGTCGCCCGCACGGCGCAAACCGAGGACGCCGTCCTGCAGCTTGAGAGTACCAAGGAAGCGTTCCTGGGCGAAGGCTGGGCCGAGGTCGGCGTGCCGGCCCTGGGCGACGAAGCGCTCGGTCTCTCGCAAACCACCGACGGCGAGGGCGGCAAGATCGCCCACTTCGCCTACCTGTTCCGCAAGGGCTCGTACATCATCATGATCGGCGTGCGTGGCCGGCCCGAGGCCGTGAAGCTGAACGACGCCGTCGGGCTGGCCATCGTCGTGTCAGGGCGGCTCGACAAGGCGCTCGGCGCGGCCGGCCCGGCCTCGGCCGGCGCCCCGACCACCGGAAGCACGGGCCGCCCAGGCCCTGGCGAGCGGGCAAAGGTCGTTGGCGCGGACGGCGGCTCCGTCAACATGCGATCCGAGCCATCCACCAGTGCGGCAGTTGTCACGCAGGTGGCCGAGGGCACCGTTCTCGACGTGATCGGGCCGAACCGTGACGCCGAGGGGCGCACCTGGCGCAACGTGCGCACCGGGACGCAGTCTGGCTGGATCGCCTCGAACTTCCTGGAGACGGTGGCCGCGCCGCCGCCGCCAGCAGCACCCTCGCCGACGCCGGTCCCGCCCGTATCAGCACCAGCAGGTCAGCCCGCGGGCGCCGATCCGGCGGCCACGCCGTCCAGCACCGAGCCGGCCGCTCCCGCTGAGGCCGCGCCGACCGCGTCGCCAACGGCCTCGCCGGCGGCCGCGAACCCGCAGAACGACCTGACGTTTAAGGGGTCCGGCGCGGGCCTGAGCATCGAAGCGACGATGCTCAGCAAGAACCTGTCTGGCGGCCAGCAACAGGTCAAGGTCAAGGTGACCCGCAACGGCGGGCCGGTCTCTGGCGCGTTCGTCAACGTCACGGCCCGGCTCGATGCGAGGCGCTACCGCTCGCTCAAGCTGGACCGCACCAACGACGACGGCTTCACCGAGGTCACCTGGGACATGGCCGGCCCGGCCGGCGACTACGAGCTGATCGTCGAGGCCAGCGAGACCGAGGGCGGACCAGCGGCCACCGCGAAGAGCACGTTCCGCTGGAAGTAGCCCCGTAGCGCGGGAGCGCGGCTCCCGCCCCCGACATCAGGCGGCCCTCACCCTGGCCCTCGCGCAGATGGCTGGCGTGGGGGCCGCCGCGTTGGCGCATCACCCGTCGTGCCGAGATGACTTTCCAGGCAGCCACCCGCACAGTTTGGGTTCAACACATCTGTGCGTCTCAGGGGTTGCAATCTGCCGCCCGAATGCGTACTCTACGGGAACCTCGGACCCCCGCAGCGCACGCTTCCTCGGGAGTCAGTCTTTGTCGCCTGTAGAAACGGTCATTCAGATCCTGCTGATCGGCCTCGCGAACGGCTCGATCATCGCCCTGATCGCGCTCGGGTACACCCTCGTCTACGGCATCATCGAGCTGATCAACTTCGCACACGGCGACGTCTACATGATTGGCACGATGCTCGCCCTCACGCTGCTCACCTGGGTGCCGACGATGATGGGCGTGCGGCGGGTCTCGTTGCTGCCGGTCCCAACCATCATTCTGCTGGTCATCGGCGCGCTGCTCTTGGCGATGATCGGCTGCGCGCTGCTGAACATGATCGTCGAGCGGCTGGCCTACCGGCCGTTGCGGCGCGCGCCGCGCCTCGCGCCGCTGATCTCGGCCATCGGCGTGTCGTTCATCCTGGTGAATGTCGGCCTGCTCTGGAAGGGTCCGTCGCCGGTAGACTTCCCCTCGCCGCACCCTATCCTGGAGCTTGACCTCCTGCAACTGGCCGGCCTCAACACGCTGGTCTTCTTCAAGGTCAAGGATCTCGGCGTGATGCTGCTGGCGATCCCGCTGATGGTCGGCCTGAGCCTGTTCGTGAATCGCACGCGGCTCGGCAAGGCGATGCGCGCCACGGCCCAGGACCGCGATGCCGCCGCGATGATGGGCATCAACATCAACCAGACGATTGCCCTGACGTTCCTGCTTGGCGGCGCGCTGGCGGGCGCGGCCGGTCTGATCAACGGTACGTACAACAATACCGCCGTGTATCTCCAGGGCTTTCGCGGCGGTCTGATGGCGTTCACCGCAGCGGTGCTCGGCGGGATCGGCAATCTGTACGGCGCGTTCCTCGGCGGTCTGATGATCGGGATTGTCGCAGCCACCTCAGACTTCATGTTCGACCCGCGCTGGACGCAGGCGATTGTCTTCGGGATGCTGGTGCTGACGCTGGTCTTCAAGCCGAACGGTCTGCTCGGCGAATCGTCCACCGAGCGAGCCTGACGATGGCCGAGCAGGGCACGCAGACCCCGCGCGCCACCGCGCCGGCCACGGCCGTGGCCGGCGCGGTGGCGGTTGAGACCGATGCGCCGCGGGCGCGTGGACTGTTCGGCCTGGACGAGCACATCCGTAACCGCGCGCTGTTCGGCATCTTCGTCGCCTTCATCGTGCTGTACCCGCTGATCGACCGGGGGCTGGGGATCGGGCGCATGGGCAGCATGAACCCGATCCTGATTTTCACGCTGCTGGCCCTCGGCCTCAACATCGTCGTCGGGCTGGCCGGCCTCCTTGACCTGGGCTACGTGGCGTTCTTCGCCATCGGCGGCTACACCGTCGCCTTCCTGACGGCCCCGCAGAGTCCGCTGGTTCAGGCGGGGTACGCCACCAGTTTCTGGGTGGCGTTGCCGCTGTCGTTCATCGTCTCCGCCGTATTCGGATTGATTCTCGGCGCACCGACGCTGCGCCTGCGGGGCGACTATCTCGCCATCGTGACGCTGGCCTTCGGCGAGATCGTGCCGAACGCCTTCCGGAATCTGGAAGGCCTGACCAACGGCAACAAGGGCATGAACCCCATCGGCCGCCCGACGTTCGGCAGCCTCGAGCTGCTGGCCTCGGATCAGGTGCCGTGGTACTACCTGATCCTGGCCGTCTCGGTCGTCTCGATCTTCGTGATCGTGCGGCTGCGGGACTCCCGACTCGGACGGGCCTGGGTCGCCATGCGCGAGGACGAGATCGCGGCCTCGGCCATGGGGATCGACCTCGTCCGCACCAAGCTGCTGGCGTTCGCGCTCGGTGCGTCGTTCTCGGGTTTCGGCGGGGCGCTCTACGCCTCGATGCTCCAGTTCATCGGCCCCGACCAGTTCGACTTCAGCATCTCGATCATCCTGCTGGCGATGGTGATCATGGGCGGCATCGGGAACGTCTGGGGCGTCATGTTCGGCGGCATCGTCCTGGGCATCTTCAACTTCATCCTGGTGGACAGCGTCCGGCCGGCCATGCAGACCTTGAGCCGGGCGCTGAGCATGCCGATCCTCGCGCAGATCGACATCGCCAATGCCAAGCTGATGATCTTCGGGCTGGCCCTGGTGCTGATGATGCTGCTGCGGCCCGAGGGCATCTTCCCGAGCGCCCAGCGCAAGCAGGAGATGCGGCGCGGTCGGGCCCGGCCGGGCCTCGGCACGAACGGCAACGGAGCGTAGGGGGCAG includes the following:
- a CDS encoding Gfo/Idh/MocA family oxidoreductase, translated to MPDQPLKVAVIGTSFASAVQIPGFQLMPDVEVVAVASANPDRAALTAEKFGIPAAYGDWRKMLDEVECDIVSIVTPPYLHREMALETIARGRHIFCEKPFALSVAEGLEMVEAAAASGRVHAVDHEFRYRPARSRMKELIDAGHLGEPRVIRWAWLLGMLAESNSRAWDWWSERSKGGGVFGALGSHLIDSLLWWFGEIEAVSAQVNTFVSRRPTKDGKGWGDVTADDDVALHLRFASGARCSVDLTGLARPGKLMLEAYGSQGALAIEDDARLLTATGTGSWEAAEIPGRLVRNIQGDPRIAPFVELADRLVRRVRGEVTPDFADFYQGLRVQAVMDAAHLSAAERRTVTVEKTPTGPR
- a CDS encoding TVP38/TMEM64 family protein, with amino-acid sequence MRHYFLAVFAVMVVFLALFLGGEVLGIPILEDPLPWLQQAGWWAGVVGISLLAADVVLPVPSNIVMIAHGALFGVLVGTALSLLGSMLAAVAAFFIGRRGGRLLALAVPADERAHADAVLARWGLLAIVVSRPLPLLAETILVLAGASAMPWRTAMLATFLGSIPPSLFYAWAGAASIGFDGGALVSGGVILLAALTGLTLKQLERSRIKPVEEAGPATT
- a CDS encoding alpha-hydroxy-acid oxidizing protein translates to MFVNIDDFRAAARRRLPRALFDYIDGGSDDERTLRANQADFARYTFRPRVLIDVSARDQATTVLGQRISSPLILAPTGFTGVFWPNAEIAAARAAAKAGVIFTLSTMSINSLEEVAAASSGPRWFQLYVWRDRAIVQGLIERAQAAGYSALVITVDTPVLGHREKDVRNGLTLPPRITPGNVLDTLPRLSWLKGLLTHPRPTFGNFVGTAGVEQDAVSLAGYTTRQFSPSITWSDLAWFRSVWSGPLAIKGVLDAEDARLAVEHGLDAVIVSNHGGRQLDSVPSPISVLPEIVDAVQGRAEVILDGGIRRGTDVVKALALGATACMMGKAFNYAVSAAGQPGAERAIAILQAEIDRTLALIGRPTLADLDRSAVHLAPGR
- a CDS encoding hydroxymethylglutaryl-CoA lyase, whose protein sequence is MPAQVTMREVGTRDGIQSLGAFVPTEHKIEMANLLARTGLSRIEVTSFVSPKAVPQMADAEQVMAGLDRPPGLSWEVLVPNVRGTERALQTRPDRLLVVLAASDAFNLKNIRMTIDDSLASIHEIIPLARAAGVPVMAAISTAFGCPYSGDVPEERLHGVVERLLAAGAEEISIADTTGMANPLQVERTVGNVLQRWPDALFGLHFHNTRGMGLANVVAGLRAGVSIYDASIGGIGGCPFAPKATGNVSTEDVVHMLHEMGIQTGIDLDGLLRCANRMSEILGTELPGQVMKAGPRSTRYAA
- a CDS encoding SH3 domain-containing protein; protein product: MRILISLVLAAFILTLPLTVTAAPSQQATVDIKTIALTKADLQRGFEMVPDRTVSEERPDGVAVYDVTFSRERTPENLSSGPFEIRSGVARTAQTEDAVLQLESTKEAFLGEGWAEVGVPALGDEALGLSQTTDGEGGKIAHFAYLFRKGSYIIMIGVRGRPEAVKLNDAVGLAIVVSGRLDKALGAAGPASAGAPTTGSTGRPGPGERAKVVGADGGSVNMRSEPSTSAAVVTQVAEGTVLDVIGPNRDAEGRTWRNVRTGTQSGWIASNFLETVAAPPPPAAPSPTPVPPVSAPAGQPAGADPAATPSSTEPAAPAEAAPTASPTASPAAANPQNDLTFKGSGAGLSIEATMLSKNLSGGQQQVKVKVTRNGGPVSGAFVNVTARLDARRYRSLKLDRTNDDGFTEVTWDMAGPAGDYELIVEASETEGGPAATAKSTFRWK
- a CDS encoding branched-chain amino acid ABC transporter permease, whose protein sequence is MAGVGAAALAHHPSCRDDFPGSHPHSLGSTHLCVSGVAICRPNAYSTGTSDPRSARFLGSQSLSPVETVIQILLIGLANGSIIALIALGYTLVYGIIELINFAHGDVYMIGTMLALTLLTWVPTMMGVRRVSLLPVPTIILLVIGALLLAMIGCALLNMIVERLAYRPLRRAPRLAPLISAIGVSFILVNVGLLWKGPSPVDFPSPHPILELDLLQLAGLNTLVFFKVKDLGVMLLAIPLMVGLSLFVNRTRLGKAMRATAQDRDAAAMMGININQTIALTFLLGGALAGAAGLINGTYNNTAVYLQGFRGGLMAFTAAVLGGIGNLYGAFLGGLMIGIVAATSDFMFDPRWTQAIVFGMLVLTLVFKPNGLLGESSTERA
- a CDS encoding branched-chain amino acid ABC transporter permease, whose product is MAEQGTQTPRATAPATAVAGAVAVETDAPRARGLFGLDEHIRNRALFGIFVAFIVLYPLIDRGLGIGRMGSMNPILIFTLLALGLNIVVGLAGLLDLGYVAFFAIGGYTVAFLTAPQSPLVQAGYATSFWVALPLSFIVSAVFGLILGAPTLRLRGDYLAIVTLAFGEIVPNAFRNLEGLTNGNKGMNPIGRPTFGSLELLASDQVPWYYLILAVSVVSIFVIVRLRDSRLGRAWVAMREDEIAASAMGIDLVRTKLLAFALGASFSGFGGALYASMLQFIGPDQFDFSISIILLAMVIMGGIGNVWGVMFGGIVLGIFNFILVDSVRPAMQTLSRALSMPILAQIDIANAKLMIFGLALVLMMLLRPEGIFPSAQRKQEMRRGRARPGLGTNGNGA